Proteins encoded by one window of Flavobacterium sp. N502540:
- a CDS encoding DUF4280 domain-containing protein — protein sequence MAEKHVVVHGATCECKFSEVPQTDILQVKTHSKHYGNDKDGSKKLIATTKEIGQTLKSNTFGKCKKQPMGSSYKPCQAVISEWSNFYKEVVLSNQGQILLEDSKATCPIGGPDCISIKNHGQVAELSKQNVKNTSPEVTAELFPGFDLEDSENDILKIPNNL from the coding sequence ATGGCAGAAAAACATGTAGTTGTTCATGGGGCTACTTGTGAGTGTAAGTTTAGTGAAGTTCCTCAAACGGATATTCTACAGGTAAAAACGCACTCCAAACATTATGGTAATGACAAAGACGGCTCTAAAAAACTCATTGCTACCACCAAAGAAATTGGGCAGACTCTCAAGTCAAATACTTTTGGTAAATGTAAAAAACAGCCCATGGGTTCTAGTTACAAGCCTTGTCAGGCTGTTATTTCAGAATGGAGTAATTTTTATAAGGAAGTTGTTCTCTCTAATCAAGGCCAGATACTGCTTGAAGACAGCAAAGCCACTTGTCCCATAGGTGGACCGGATTGCATAAGTATAAAAAACCACGGACAGGTTGCGGAACTAAGCAAACAAAATGTCAAAAACACCAGTCCTGAAGTTACAGCTGAGTTATTTCCGGGCTTTGATCTGGAGGATTCAGAAAATGATATTTTAAAAATACCGAATAATTTATAA